A stretch of the Bacillus anthracis str. Vollum genome encodes the following:
- a CDS encoding purine/pyrimidine permease, giving the protein MKTFLSALQWALFILAGSLIVPISVATSYGLDGAEAIAFVQRTLFVLGFAGLLQAIFGHKLPIQEGPAGLWWGIFSLYASLGVVLFGSSNETLKVLQYAFLLSGIICIILSVFGLIDKLVRYFTPTVIGTYLFLLVAQLSGAFLKGMFGLDGQHTEVQADVFILSLIVILLSFFIMKLPIIGQYSVLFSIVCGWILFACFGLSNPITPVTDIIRLPSLFVFGMPRIEWNMAITVVFVTLLLLTNMLASIRVVQKVVSKYEENATPDRFKQAGIITGINQLLGGLFSAIGPVAISGSAGFIATTNIYKRLPFMLGSSFIIVVSIFPKITSFFAAIPVAVGYAAIYPVFASMIGLAFREYDTVQNKERLFKVAGLSIFTGVGVMFVPAGAFSTLPPFLASFLSNGLVLGSVMAILLEILFSRSTEKQLS; this is encoded by the coding sequence ATGAAGACATTTCTTTCCGCCTTACAATGGGCACTATTTATTTTAGCTGGAAGCCTTATTGTACCAATTAGTGTCGCAACTAGTTATGGCCTAGATGGCGCTGAAGCTATTGCATTCGTACAGAGAACATTATTTGTTCTTGGCTTTGCTGGCTTATTGCAAGCTATATTTGGACATAAACTTCCTATTCAAGAAGGTCCTGCAGGCCTTTGGTGGGGAATTTTCTCCCTTTATGCAAGTTTAGGTGTCGTATTATTTGGATCCAGCAATGAAACGCTTAAAGTCCTTCAGTACGCTTTCCTATTAAGTGGTATCATTTGTATTATTCTTAGCGTTTTTGGACTCATCGATAAACTAGTTCGCTATTTTACACCGACAGTCATTGGAACGTATTTATTTCTTCTTGTCGCGCAACTTAGCGGGGCCTTCTTAAAAGGAATGTTTGGTCTTGACGGACAACATACAGAAGTACAAGCTGACGTATTTATTCTTTCACTCATTGTTATTTTACTATCCTTTTTCATTATGAAGCTACCTATTATCGGACAATATTCTGTTCTTTTCAGTATCGTCTGCGGCTGGATTTTATTTGCATGCTTCGGATTATCCAATCCAATAACACCTGTGACAGATATAATCCGTCTGCCATCTCTATTTGTTTTCGGCATGCCTCGCATTGAATGGAACATGGCCATTACGGTCGTTTTCGTTACATTATTACTTCTAACAAATATGTTAGCAAGTATTCGTGTTGTGCAAAAGGTTGTCTCTAAATATGAAGAAAATGCAACGCCAGATCGTTTCAAACAAGCCGGCATCATAACAGGGATCAATCAATTACTAGGCGGTCTATTCTCAGCTATTGGGCCTGTCGCCATTTCTGGATCAGCAGGTTTTATTGCAACGACTAATATTTATAAGCGACTCCCATTTATGTTGGGATCAAGCTTTATTATTGTCGTTAGTATATTCCCAAAGATCACTTCATTCTTTGCAGCAATCCCAGTTGCAGTTGGTTATGCTGCTATCTATCCTGTATTTGCAAGTATGATTGGTCTAGCTTTCCGTGAATACGACACAGTACAAAATAAAGAACGATTATTTAAAGTAGCGGGTCTTTCCATCTTTACAGGAGTCGGGGTTATGTTCGTCCCAGCAGGAGCATTTTCTACGCTCCCACCATTTCTAGCATCATTTTTAAGTAACGGCCTCGTTCTTGGATCTGTAATGGCAATTCTGCTCGAAATACTATTTTCTCGTTCTACAGAGAAACAACTATCGTAA
- a CDS encoding potassium channel family protein produces MNARKQLWIAVICMTFVVILGTLGFMTIEEISLFQAFWMTMITVLTVGYGDAIPVTHAGKVFALLIIPVGVGIVTYAIGVVAAMIIEGNLFHAVRRKKMDKQIAQLQNHIIVCGCGRVGLQVVHELQEKKIPFVVVDKDESILEKEKLLYVHGDATEDKVLHHAGISKAAGLVAIVANDAENVFITLTARGLNDAIKIVARAEKPETEDKLKRAGANKVINPSSMAGIHIAKGIANPLTVHYIDTVLYGVEQSFVIEEIAVGKGSILTNKSLLESDVRNQFDVTILAILRNGNVIHNPTGQEKLQEHDMIIVFGSVEKLGQFEKELQSTR; encoded by the coding sequence ATGAATGCACGTAAACAATTATGGATAGCAGTTATATGTATGACTTTTGTTGTAATTCTAGGAACATTAGGATTTATGACAATTGAAGAGATTAGTTTATTTCAAGCATTTTGGATGACGATGATTACCGTATTAACGGTTGGATACGGAGATGCCATTCCTGTAACACATGCAGGAAAAGTATTTGCGCTTCTTATCATACCGGTTGGAGTTGGTATTGTTACGTATGCAATTGGTGTAGTGGCAGCTATGATTATTGAAGGGAATTTATTTCATGCAGTACGGAGGAAGAAGATGGATAAACAAATAGCACAGTTACAAAATCATATTATCGTATGTGGTTGCGGTAGAGTAGGGCTTCAAGTTGTACATGAATTGCAAGAAAAGAAAATACCATTTGTTGTCGTGGATAAAGATGAAAGCATATTAGAGAAGGAAAAACTTTTGTATGTACATGGAGATGCAACGGAAGACAAAGTGTTACATCATGCTGGAATTTCAAAGGCAGCTGGTTTAGTTGCCATCGTAGCAAACGATGCTGAAAATGTATTTATTACATTAACGGCAAGAGGATTAAACGATGCAATTAAAATTGTGGCAAGAGCAGAAAAACCAGAAACCGAAGACAAGTTAAAGAGGGCTGGGGCAAATAAGGTGATTAATCCATCTAGTATGGCCGGCATTCATATTGCAAAAGGCATTGCGAATCCGCTAACGGTTCATTATATTGATACAGTACTGTATGGGGTGGAACAGTCATTTGTAATTGAAGAAATTGCAGTAGGCAAGGGCTCTATTTTAACTAATAAATCGTTATTAGAGAGTGATGTTAGAAATCAATTTGATGTAACAATTTTAGCGATTTTGAGAAATGGGAATGTTATACATAATCCAACGGGGCAGGAAAAGTTGCAAGAACATGATATGATAATAGTATTTGGTTCAGTAGAGAAGCTGGGACAATTTGAGAAAGAACTACAAAGTACGAGGTGA
- a CDS encoding Cof-type HAD-IIB family hydrolase: MTYKMIVLDLDDTLLRDDHTISPRTKEALMTAQEQGVKVVLASGRPTFGMRNVAKELRLEEYGSFILSFNGAKIINCKTNEEIFSSTLSPEIVHNLFEISKTEGVWIHTYIGDDIVTEENNPYTEIEGDITGMPIVVVDDFKAAVKEPVVKVLMNKEAERLVEVEKKLQKQLEGQLSVMRSKPFFLEFTEAGVTKGTSLNQLIQKLGIKREEVIAMGDSYNDQAMIEFAGLGVAMGNAPDDIKEIANYVTDTNMNDGVAKVVEKFVLKREALV, from the coding sequence ATGACTTATAAAATGATTGTTTTAGATTTAGATGATACGTTATTACGTGATGACCATACTATTTCACCTCGTACGAAAGAAGCTCTAATGACTGCGCAAGAGCAAGGAGTAAAAGTGGTACTTGCTTCCGGACGTCCAACATTCGGTATGCGCAATGTAGCGAAAGAACTTCGTTTAGAAGAATACGGTAGTTTCATTCTATCTTTTAATGGCGCAAAAATTATTAACTGTAAAACAAATGAAGAAATCTTTAGTAGTACGCTTTCTCCTGAAATCGTTCACAATCTATTTGAAATTAGTAAAACTGAAGGTGTATGGATTCACACTTATATTGGCGATGATATCGTAACAGAAGAAAATAATCCTTATACTGAAATTGAGGGCGATATTACTGGTATGCCAATTGTTGTAGTAGATGACTTTAAAGCTGCTGTTAAAGAGCCTGTAGTAAAAGTATTAATGAATAAAGAAGCTGAACGCCTTGTTGAAGTAGAAAAGAAACTACAAAAACAACTAGAAGGACAATTAAGCGTTATGCGTTCTAAACCATTCTTCTTAGAATTTACTGAAGCTGGTGTTACAAAAGGAACGAGCTTAAACCAATTAATCCAAAAGCTTGGCATTAAGCGTGAAGAAGTTATCGCAATGGGCGATAGCTATAACGATCAGGCGATGATTGAATTTGCTGGTCTTGGTGTTGCAATGGGCAATGCACCTGATGATATTAAGGAAATTGCAAACTATGTAACAGATACAAATATGAACGATGGCGTTGCAAAAGTTGTAGAGAAGTTTGTACTAAAAAGAGAAGCGCTTGTTTAA
- a CDS encoding uracil-DNA glycosylase: protein MKHVLKNDWGPLLAPEFEKEYYRELDVFLKEEYSTHVVYPKIEDIFNALEYTSYENTKVVILGQDPYHGPNQAHGLSFSVQPGVKTPPSLLNMYKELRDEYGYDIPNNGYLVKWAEQGVLLLNTVLTVRQGEANSHKGKGWEHFTDRVIELLNEREKPVIFILWGRHAQAKKKLITNPNHQIIESVHPSPLSARRGFFGSKPYSKVNTILANMGEGEIDWEIPNL from the coding sequence GTGAAACATGTTTTGAAAAATGATTGGGGGCCGTTATTGGCACCAGAATTTGAGAAAGAGTATTATCGCGAGCTGGATGTTTTTTTGAAAGAAGAGTACAGTACACATGTTGTTTATCCAAAGATAGAAGATATCTTTAACGCTCTAGAGTATACAAGTTATGAAAATACAAAGGTCGTTATTTTAGGACAAGACCCATATCATGGGCCGAATCAAGCGCATGGTTTAAGCTTTTCTGTACAACCTGGTGTTAAAACGCCACCGTCATTGTTAAATATGTATAAAGAGCTTCGAGATGAATATGGGTATGACATTCCGAATAACGGTTATTTAGTGAAATGGGCAGAGCAAGGAGTATTACTACTAAATACTGTATTAACAGTTCGACAAGGCGAAGCAAATTCTCATAAGGGAAAAGGATGGGAGCATTTCACTGATCGTGTAATTGAGCTATTGAATGAACGTGAAAAACCAGTTATTTTCATATTGTGGGGACGCCATGCACAGGCGAAGAAGAAGTTAATTACGAATCCAAATCATCAAATTATCGAATCTGTACATCCAAGTCCACTATCAGCAAGGCGAGGTTTCTTTGGGAGTAAGCCATACTCTAAAGTAAATACGATTTTAGCTAATATGGGCGAGGGAGAAATTGATTGGGAAATTCCAAATTTATAA
- a CDS encoding ABC transporter permease subunit has protein sequence MREFANLVLNESEKIYRKKRIFVVMLILAILIPLFVYAQYREIETTQKRLGTTDWKVSLQQQIVDSQNRLNNSRLPEEWRDWLKVRVEQQQYYLDYDINPMAPGAPTFVRAFIEQGITLFIPLLVMIVAIDIVSGERSDGTMKMLLTRPIRRWKILLSKYVTMLFFISLILLLVGVFAYILSGLVFGYSGWNLPVLTGFIIDKETLNTNFVHLIPQWQYILMAYGLAWFVAIVVGTISFMVSVLIRNTPAGMGVMLASLIAGGILSSFATSWEGAKYIFSVNLSLTDYLSGKLPALQGLSMGFSLMNLTVWGIVSLIISFVVFTKQDMVN, from the coding sequence ATGCGTGAATTTGCGAATCTAGTTTTAAACGAATCGGAGAAAATTTATCGTAAGAAGCGTATTTTTGTTGTTATGCTTATTTTAGCAATATTAATCCCGCTCTTCGTATATGCGCAGTATCGTGAAATAGAAACGACACAAAAAAGGCTAGGTACAACGGATTGGAAGGTTTCGCTGCAGCAACAAATTGTTGATTCTCAAAACCGTTTGAACAACTCTAGATTGCCAGAAGAATGGCGTGATTGGTTAAAGGTAAGAGTAGAGCAGCAACAATATTATTTAGATTATGATATTAATCCAATGGCACCGGGCGCACCAACTTTTGTAAGGGCATTTATTGAGCAAGGAATTACATTATTTATTCCGCTTCTCGTCATGATTGTCGCCATTGATATTGTTTCAGGAGAACGAAGTGATGGAACGATGAAGATGTTACTTACTCGGCCGATTCGGCGCTGGAAAATACTCCTTAGTAAGTACGTGACGATGTTATTCTTCATTTCACTTATACTGCTTCTTGTAGGTGTGTTTGCATACATATTATCAGGGCTTGTATTTGGATACTCGGGATGGAATTTACCTGTTTTAACTGGGTTTATTATTGATAAGGAAACGTTAAATACGAATTTTGTACATCTTATTCCGCAATGGCAATATATCTTGATGGCGTATGGATTAGCTTGGTTTGTTGCTATCGTCGTCGGAACTATATCATTTATGGTTTCGGTTTTAATTCGAAATACACCAGCTGGGATGGGTGTTATGTTAGCGTCATTAATTGCAGGTGGCATTTTAAGCTCATTCGCAACATCTTGGGAAGGTGCGAAATATATTTTTAGTGTGAATTTATCATTAACAGATTATCTATCAGGAAAACTACCTGCATTACAAGGTTTATCGATGGGGTTTTCTTTAATGAATTTAACTGTTTGGGGAATTGTATCTCTTATTATTTCATTTGTAGTATTTACAAAGCAGGATATGGTGAATTAA
- a CDS encoding DUF3817 domain-containing protein: MLSTPIGRLRAIGLIEGISFLLLLFVAMPLKYFAGFATAVKITGMAHGILFILFIFAVIQVTIVHRKSIAWALGAFVSSVIPFGTFVLDAKLKNEQQ, translated from the coding sequence ATGTTATCTACACCAATCGGACGATTAAGAGCAATCGGCTTAATTGAGGGAATTTCTTTCCTATTACTATTATTTGTAGCAATGCCATTAAAATATTTCGCAGGATTTGCAACAGCTGTTAAAATTACAGGCATGGCTCACGGCATTCTATTTATTCTATTCATCTTCGCAGTAATTCAAGTAACAATCGTACACCGTAAGTCAATTGCATGGGCACTTGGGGCATTCGTTTCATCAGTTATCCCATTTGGTACATTTGTACTAGATGCAAAATTAAAGAACGAACAACAATAA